The following are encoded together in the Kwoniella europaea PYCC6329 chromosome 1, complete sequence genome:
- a CDS encoding DNA damage checkpoint protein rad24: MSNREDSVYLAKLAEQAERYEEMVENMKSVASSDQELTVEERNLLSVAYKNVIGARRASWRIVSSIEQKEESKGNEAQVSMIKAYREKIEAELAKICEDILEVLDKHLIPSAASGESKVFYHKMMGDYHRYLAEFATGDKRKDSADKSLEAYKAASDVAVTELPPTHPIRLGLALNFSVFYYEILNSPDRACHLAKQAFDDAIAELDTLSEESYKDSTLIMQLLRDNLTLWTSDMNDPAEKEEKADESKEEAAAPAAA; the protein is encoded by the exons ATGTCTAACCGAGAAGATTCCGTCTACCTTGCCAAGCTCGCTGAGCAAGCTGAGCGAtatgagg AAATGGTTGAGAACATGAAATCCGTTGCCTCTTCCGACCAAGAGCTCACCGTCGAGGAACGAAATCTCCTTTCCGTCGCTTACAAGAACGTCATTGGTGCCCGACGTGCCTCTTGGAGAATCGTCTCCTCCATCGAGCAAAAAGAGGAATCCAAGGGTAACGAAGCTCAAGTCTCCATGATCAAGGCCTACAGAGAAAAGATCGAGGCGGAACTCGCCAAGATCTGTGAAGATATCCTCGAGGTCCTCGACAAACACCTCATCCCCTCCGCCGCTTCAGGTGAATCTAAGGTCTTCTACCACAAGAT GATGGGTGATTACCACCGATACCTCGCTGAATTCGCTACCGGTGACAAGCGAAAAGACTCTGCCGACAAATCCCTCGAAGCCTACAAAGCCGCTTCCGATGTTGCCGTCACCGAGCTTCCTCCTACTCACCCCATCAGACTTGGTTTGGCCCTTAATTTCTCCGTATTCTA CTACGAGATCCTCAACAGTCCCGACAGAGCCTGTCACCTCGCCAAACAAGCCTTCGACGATGCCATTGCTGAGCTCGACACCCTTTCTGAGGAATCCTACAA GGACTCTACCCTCATCATGCAACTTCTCCGAGATAACCTCACCTTATGGACTTCTGACATGAACGACCCTG cagagaaggaggagaaagccGATGAgtcgaaggaagaagctgccgCCCCTGCTGCCGCttaa